The window AAACACCGGCGATCTCCTCGACATGCTCAATGCTTTCGCGGTCCGCGAGAAACGCCTCGTGCGCGGCACGGTAGGCATCGGCCACGTCGCCCTCGAGCAGGGCAGCAAGTTCGGTCATCACACCGTTCGCCTCCAGCGTGGAGACGGCGGCCGTAGCGGCCGGGTGGCATAGGTAATAGAGGGTGGGGAACGGCGTGCCGTCAGAGAGGCGCGGCTTGGTCGACACCACGGTGGGCGCGCCGCAGACACAGCGCGCCGAAATGCCGATCACATCGCGAGCGGGGCGGCCGAGCTGGAGAGACACAATGCGAATGTCCTCTGCCGTTGGCGGGTCAAAGGGCGGGGTTGCCACTAGCCGACACCGCCCTCGATGACGGGAGCATCCAGGTCTGCGGGAACCGCATCCGTAAGCCCTGCCGTGAATACCGATGACAGCATCATGCTGACCCAGTCGACCTCGGTCGTCTGCAATGTGGCGCTGATGGGAACCTCCGAAGTTGTTGATACCGTCTGGCCGTCATCAATGACCAGGTAGCTGAATTCGCCCGGCTTCACGTAATAGAGGCGCTCGCGGGCCTGCGCCTCGACATAGCTGGGGTCATCCCAGCGGGCCACATCCTGCTCAAGGTCTTCTACGAGATCTTTCTGAGCCTCGACCTCGGCGGCGAGAGTCGCCCGTTCGTGCTGCTGCTCGGCGAAGATGCGCAGCGAGGGCGCCAACACCACAACGAACACGATCAGCATTCCGAGCGAGAGCATCGTGAAGCCAGATAGCCGGATGCCTCGGAGCCACGATGATGCGCCGCCCTGCGCGGGCAGGTCCACCGCGAGGCGAGTGACACGGGGCTTCGAGGGCATGATCAAAGCCTAACTTGCCCCGGCTGCAAACAGCGTTGCCCCGTGCGCGGGTGCGCACGGGGCAACGCTGTTTCGCGAGGACTTAGCCCTTGAAGCGCGGGAAGGCGCTGCGACCGGCGTAGACCGCCGCGCCGTCGAGCTCTTCTTCGATGCGCAGGAGCTGGTTGTACTTGGCGACGCGCTCCGAGCGAGCAGGGGCGCCGGTCTTGATCTGACCGCAGTCGGTCGCGACCGCGAGGTCGGCGATCGTGGTGTCTTCGGTCTCACCCGAGCGGTGCGAGAGGATCGCGGTGTAACCGCTGCGCTGGGCGAGGGTGACGGCGTCGAGGGTCTCGGTGAGGGTTCCGATCTGGTTCACCTTGACGAGAATCGAGTTGGCGGCGCCCTTTTCGATGCCCGTTGCGAGGCGGCTCGGGTTGGTCACGAACAGGTCGTCACCCACGAGCTGGGTCTTGGAGCCGAGTTCGGCGGTGAGCTGAGCCCAGCCCTCCCAGTCGTCCTCGGCCAGCGGGTCTTCGATCGAGACGAGCGGGTACGACGCAACGAGGTCGGCGTAGTACGCGGAGAGATCTCCCGCGGTGATCTGCTTGCCCTCGAACGTGTACTTGCCGTCGGCGAAGAACTCCGTTGAGGCAACGTCAAGGCCGAGCGCGATGTCGCGACCGACCGTGAAGCCGGCCTTCTCGATGGCCTCAACAAGCAGGTCGAGAGCATCGCGGTTGCTGCCGAGGTTCGGCGCGAAGCCGCCCTCGTCGCCGAGTCCCGTGCTCAGACCCTTGCTGTGCAGAATGCCCTTGAGGGCGTGGTAGGTCTCAACGCCCCAGCGCAGGCCCTCCTTGAAGGTGTCCGCACCGATCGGCAGGATCATGAACTCCTGGATGTCGACGTTGCTGTCGGCGTGCGAGCCGCCGTTGATCACGTTGAGCATGGGCACGGGCAGCGTGTGCGCGTTGGGGCCACCGAGGTAGCGGAACAGCGGCAGGTCAGCAGAGTCCGCTGCGGCC is drawn from Salinibacterium hongtaonis and contains these coding sequences:
- a CDS encoding DUF501 domain-containing protein, producing the protein MATPPFDPPTAEDIRIVSLQLGRPARDVIGISARCVCGAPTVVSTKPRLSDGTPFPTLYYLCHPAATAAVSTLEANGVMTELAALLEGDVADAYRAAHEAFLADRESIEHVEEIAGVSAGGMPTRVKCLHALVGHSLAAGPGVNPIGDLALERAAWSPDVCECADYDAEPANSTTDGSAPDAR
- a CDS encoding FtsB family cell division protein, encoding MPSKPRVTRLAVDLPAQGGASSWLRGIRLSGFTMLSLGMLIVFVVVLAPSLRIFAEQQHERATLAAEVEAQKDLVEDLEQDVARWDDPSYVEAQARERLYYVKPGEFSYLVIDDGQTVSTTSEVPISATLQTTEVDWVSMMLSSVFTAGLTDAVPADLDAPVIEGGVG
- the eno gene encoding phosphopyruvate hydratase — protein: MSLIEAIGAREILDSRGNPTVEVEVLLEDGTVSRAAVPSGASTGAFEAYELRDGDKGRYLGKGVEKAVDAVLDVIGPELEGFDATDQRLIDSALIALDGTENKNRLGANAILGVSLAVAKAAADSADLPLFRYLGGPNAHTLPVPMLNVINGGSHADSNVDIQEFMILPIGADTFKEGLRWGVETYHALKGILHSKGLSTGLGDEGGFAPNLGSNRDALDLLVEAIEKAGFTVGRDIALGLDVASTEFFADGKYTFEGKQITAGDLSAYYADLVASYPLVSIEDPLAEDDWEGWAQLTAELGSKTQLVGDDLFVTNPSRLATGIEKGAANSILVKVNQIGTLTETLDAVTLAQRSGYTAILSHRSGETEDTTIADLAVATDCGQIKTGAPARSERVAKYNQLLRIEEELDGAAVYAGRSAFPRFKG